One genomic region from Bacillus horti encodes:
- a CDS encoding amidohydrolase family protein gives MKIIDAHMHFSNIEEFKRTAKELSFVDYSYQGIIDEYKDNGVVLGIGMGVTEKEKGGFPDANAENPMGMDLASELPANIVYCAGVNPYHLDQSALERLEIEIQKPYVVGMKIYLGYYPFYAYDDVYQPVYELAKKYGLPVVFHTGDTYSERGLLKYSHPLTLDEVAVQHREVNFMMAHFGDPWMLDGAEVVYKNRNMYADLSGLIVGDKKDVLKMNDERFQHMRHALAYCNRYERLLFGTDWPLVQVGPYIDFIKEMIPEEYHEQVFFKTALKLFPKAAAFLQD, from the coding sequence ATGAAAATCATAGATGCACATATGCACTTTTCAAATATAGAAGAGTTTAAACGTACAGCCAAAGAACTGTCCTTTGTAGATTATTCCTATCAAGGCATTATCGATGAATACAAAGATAATGGCGTCGTACTGGGTATTGGGATGGGAGTTACGGAAAAGGAAAAAGGAGGTTTTCCTGATGCGAATGCTGAAAATCCAATGGGGATGGATTTAGCCTCCGAGCTACCAGCTAATATTGTATATTGTGCGGGGGTTAATCCGTATCATTTAGATCAATCTGCTCTAGAGAGACTGGAGATTGAGATACAAAAGCCATATGTTGTTGGGATGAAAATTTACTTAGGCTACTACCCTTTTTACGCTTATGATGACGTATACCAACCCGTTTATGAGCTAGCTAAAAAATATGGGCTGCCTGTTGTGTTCCATACAGGAGATACATACTCAGAGCGTGGACTATTAAAATATTCGCATCCATTAACACTGGACGAAGTGGCGGTTCAGCACAGAGAGGTTAACTTTATGATGGCTCATTTTGGTGACCCGTGGATGCTGGATGGTGCCGAAGTGGTATACAAAAACAGAAATATGTATGCTGATCTTTCCGGATTAATTGTAGGGGATAAGAAAGATGTACTGAAGATGAATGATGAAAGATTTCAGCATATGCGTCATGCATTAGCATACTGTAATCGATATGAAAGGCTTCTGTTTGGAACGGATTGGCCACTTGTACAGGTTGGCCCATATATTGATTTTATCAAAGAGATGATTCCAGAGGAGTACCATGAGCAGGTATTTTTTAAGACAGCCTTAAAGCTGTTTCCAAAGGCTGCAGCGTTTTTACAGGATTAG
- a CDS encoding DUF423 domain-containing protein produces MKLFVILGSINALLAVAFGAFGSHGLKGKLSADMLSIYETGVQYHMYHAIGLVLIGILAQWAVPSTLHWAGWLMFFGIIFFSGSLYILSITGVKILGAITPIGGVLFLISWVLVAIAAIKA; encoded by the coding sequence ATAAAGCTTTTTGTTATTCTAGGTAGTATAAATGCGCTTTTAGCTGTAGCTTTTGGTGCTTTTGGTTCACATGGTCTAAAAGGGAAGCTTTCAGCGGACATGCTAAGTATCTATGAGACTGGTGTACAGTATCATATGTACCATGCTATAGGGCTAGTATTAATTGGTATTTTAGCTCAGTGGGCGGTTCCAAGTACTCTTCATTGGGCAGGCTGGCTCATGTTCTTTGGAATTATCTTTTTCTCCGGTAGCTTATATATTTTGAGTATTACAGGAGTAAAAATTTTAGGAGCGATTACTCCAATCGGTGGAGTGCTATTTCTAATTAGCTGGGTGCTTGTTGCAATTGCTGCAATTAAAGCATAA
- a CDS encoding M20 family metallopeptidase — MLDQLYSRLEEIYPEMVDFRRDLHMYPELSFTEVDTPNKIASYLTALGLEVKTGVGGRGVVGYLKGGKPGKTVALRADFDALPIQDEKDVPYKSKVPGVMHACGHDIHTAALLGVAKVLSEHRESIEGNVVFIHQFAEELAPGGAKPMIEDGCLEGVDVIYGAHVWSACPVGEVEVKEGFTMAASDAFDIDIQGKGGHGATPHLTVDSIVVASQLVLNIQQIVSRKVDPLKPAVVTVGSLNSGIAFNVIPDKAKLTGTVRTFDDDVRDLIEKELEHITKKTCEQAGASADFTYKRGYPAVWNHPEETDRVERLAQSIVGEKNVRRRTAIMGGEDFAYYLQHVPGTFFFVGGGNAEIDAVYPHHHPMFNVDEKSMLVTGKCFLASVFDYLASTNTISEQAVIER, encoded by the coding sequence ATGTTAGATCAGCTTTATTCTCGCTTGGAAGAAATTTATCCTGAAATGGTGGATTTTCGTAGAGATTTGCACATGTACCCTGAATTATCTTTTACAGAGGTGGACACACCAAATAAAATTGCAAGTTATTTAACAGCGCTTGGCTTAGAGGTTAAAACAGGAGTAGGTGGGCGTGGAGTCGTTGGTTATCTTAAGGGAGGCAAGCCTGGTAAAACGGTTGCTTTACGTGCAGATTTTGATGCTTTACCTATTCAGGATGAAAAGGATGTTCCCTATAAATCAAAGGTTCCAGGAGTTATGCACGCCTGTGGTCATGATATTCATACCGCTGCCTTATTAGGGGTGGCAAAGGTATTAAGTGAGCATAGAGAATCAATTGAAGGAAATGTAGTGTTTATCCATCAATTTGCTGAGGAGCTTGCTCCAGGGGGAGCGAAGCCAATGATAGAGGATGGCTGTCTTGAAGGGGTAGATGTAATCTATGGTGCACACGTATGGTCTGCCTGCCCTGTGGGAGAAGTAGAGGTAAAAGAGGGCTTTACGATGGCGGCCTCAGATGCTTTTGATATAGATATTCAAGGTAAGGGTGGACATGGAGCAACCCCTCATTTAACAGTTGATTCTATTGTTGTCGCTAGTCAACTTGTTTTAAACATCCAGCAAATTGTTAGCAGAAAAGTGGACCCGCTAAAGCCGGCAGTTGTTACAGTAGGGTCGCTTAATAGTGGGATTGCATTTAATGTTATTCCTGATAAGGCTAAGCTGACTGGAACGGTAAGAACATTTGATGATGATGTACGTGACCTAATTGAAAAGGAGCTTGAGCACATTACAAAGAAGACCTGTGAGCAAGCGGGGGCATCCGCTGATTTCACTTACAAGCGTGGATATCCAGCTGTGTGGAATCATCCAGAGGAAACGGATCGTGTTGAGCGACTAGCACAGTCTATCGTTGGAGAGAAGAATGTACGACGTAGAACGGCGATTATGGGTGGAGAAGATTTTGCTTACTATTTGCAGCATGTTCCAGGAACCTTCTTCTTTGTTGGGGGAGGTAATGCTGAAATTGACGCTGTTTATCCGCATCATCACCCCATGTTTAATGTGGATGAGAAATCAATGCTTGTTACGGGGAAGTGCTTTTTAGCTAGTGTATTCGATTATCTTGCTAGTACTAATACGATAAGTGAACAGGCTGTCATTGAAAGATAA
- a CDS encoding threonine aldolase family protein: MVDLRSDTVTKPTKQMRDAMYHAEVGDDVYGEDPTVNQLEVLAAEVLGKEAALFVTSGTQGNQIAVLTYTRPSEEIILEADSHLFYYEGGAVSGLAGVQTRTLHGKKGQIPIHELEAAIRGVDIHVPKTSLICLENTHNRGGGVVLPLSYMELVGDVSKRYGIPVHMDGARLWNAAVALGVEVSELTKHTDSVQVCLSKGLCAPMGSILAGPKDFIDEARYWRKRLGGGMRQAGLMAAPGIIAITEMVQRLEEDHNRAKSLAKKLTEVEGFTIQLAEVETNIILVDTKQSGLTAAEVLSILKDKYQILANSFGPYTVRLMTHREIEEEHVLKTIEAFKGIRAT, translated from the coding sequence ATGGTAGATTTGCGGAGTGATACGGTAACAAAGCCCACGAAACAGATGAGAGATGCAATGTATCACGCGGAGGTGGGAGACGACGTTTATGGTGAGGACCCCACAGTTAATCAATTAGAGGTGCTGGCGGCCGAGGTATTGGGGAAAGAAGCGGCTCTTTTTGTCACGAGTGGAACTCAAGGAAATCAAATTGCCGTATTGACTTACACCCGTCCTAGTGAAGAGATTATCTTAGAGGCTGATTCACATCTCTTTTATTATGAGGGTGGTGCTGTATCAGGGTTGGCGGGAGTTCAGACCAGAACATTACATGGGAAGAAAGGTCAGATTCCTATTCACGAGCTTGAAGCGGCTATCCGTGGTGTGGATATTCATGTTCCTAAAACATCACTCATTTGTTTGGAAAACACACATAACCGAGGAGGAGGAGTTGTTCTACCTCTTTCCTATATGGAACTAGTAGGTGATGTGAGCAAAAGATATGGGATTCCTGTTCATATGGATGGTGCGAGGCTTTGGAATGCTGCAGTAGCTTTAGGTGTTGAGGTGAGTGAGCTAACAAAGCACACGGACAGTGTACAGGTATGCTTGTCAAAAGGATTATGTGCTCCTATGGGGTCCATTCTGGCAGGACCAAAGGATTTTATAGATGAGGCAAGGTATTGGAGAAAACGCTTAGGTGGTGGGATGCGACAAGCTGGTTTAATGGCAGCGCCGGGAATCATTGCTATAACTGAAATGGTTCAAAGGTTAGAGGAAGATCATAACCGAGCAAAAAGTCTAGCTAAAAAGCTTACTGAGGTAGAAGGGTTTACGATCCAGCTTGCGGAGGTTGAGACCAATATTATTTTAGTAGATACGAAACAGTCTGGTCTAACAGCTGCAGAGGTTCTAAGTATTTTAAAGGATAAATATCAAATTCTGGCTAACTCATTTGGTCCATACACGGTAAGACTGATGACCCATCGAGAAATAGAAGAAGAACATGTGTTAAAGACAATTGAAGCTTTTAAAGGTATTAGGGCTACTTAG
- a CDS encoding Zn-dependent hydrolase: MILLTSKDLKQQLLVGYDESLSHSGINGERLAQRLHELAQIGMTHEYGSNRIGFSTEERKAKDFIKSWMVEANLKVREDGAGNIIGRLEGRLKDSAAILSGSHVDSVPNGGHFDGPLGVLVALEVAQAWQDQGYLPELPYEVVVFSDEEGSRFNGGLTGSQAMMGELDFDKLHTLYDIHGVPFKEVMEQAGLRVDSLKQAKRDVSEIKAFIEVHIEQGKLLEKEGLTLGVVTGIAGPSWMNVTFTGQAGHAGNTPMTDRKDALVAAGQFIAGLKDLPQTVSSTAVATVGKLQVYPNGVNVIPGEVQLTVDIRDVDLEARDELVQRVLRLGEGIAKQGNISFSAFETLKIDPVPMNEGMQNTLHAAIQDLAKSTPILAPALIEQSKETPFSLISGAGHDAMILGKHVPTAMLFVRSKEGISHNPREWTSLNDCMISAHALKACIERMMVI, translated from the coding sequence ATGATCTTGTTAACAAGTAAAGACCTAAAACAGCAATTACTGGTAGGGTATGATGAAAGCTTGTCCCACTCTGGCATTAATGGTGAGAGACTGGCTCAGCGACTCCATGAATTGGCTCAAATAGGTATGACTCATGAGTATGGCTCAAATCGAATAGGCTTTTCCACAGAAGAGAGAAAAGCAAAGGACTTCATTAAGAGTTGGATGGTAGAAGCAAACTTAAAGGTAAGGGAAGACGGTGCAGGCAATATTATTGGTCGTTTGGAAGGTAGGCTGAAGGATTCAGCAGCTATCCTATCAGGGTCGCATGTAGACAGTGTACCAAACGGAGGTCATTTTGATGGGCCACTAGGTGTACTTGTAGCTTTAGAGGTTGCCCAAGCGTGGCAAGATCAAGGGTATCTTCCTGAGCTTCCGTATGAGGTAGTTGTTTTTAGTGATGAAGAAGGCTCACGCTTTAATGGAGGGTTAACAGGTAGTCAAGCTATGATGGGAGAGCTTGACTTTGATAAGCTCCACACGTTATACGATATTCATGGAGTACCATTCAAGGAAGTGATGGAGCAAGCAGGTTTAAGGGTAGATAGCTTGAAGCAGGCTAAACGAGATGTATCGGAAATTAAGGCGTTTATAGAGGTACACATTGAGCAAGGAAAGCTACTGGAAAAAGAGGGACTTACACTCGGTGTAGTGACAGGAATAGCTGGTCCAAGCTGGATGAATGTGACGTTTACAGGGCAAGCCGGACATGCGGGCAATACGCCAATGACAGATCGAAAAGACGCTTTGGTAGCGGCCGGTCAATTTATTGCTGGATTAAAAGATTTACCTCAAACGGTTTCCTCTACAGCTGTAGCAACAGTTGGGAAGTTGCAGGTATATCCAAACGGAGTTAATGTGATTCCTGGAGAGGTCCAATTAACAGTAGATATTAGGGATGTTGATTTAGAAGCAAGAGACGAATTGGTTCAAAGGGTTTTAAGGCTTGGAGAGGGTATCGCTAAACAAGGTAACATATCTTTCTCCGCCTTTGAGACATTGAAGATTGACCCTGTTCCAATGAATGAGGGTATGCAAAATACTTTACATGCTGCTATACAAGATTTGGCAAAATCTACTCCTATTCTTGCCCCGGCATTAATAGAACAAAGCAAGGAAACCCCTTTTTCGCTTATTAGCGGAGCAGGGCACGATGCAATGATATTAGGGAAGCATGTCCCGACCGCTATGCTTTTTGTCCGTAGCAAAGAGGGGATCAGTCATAACCCCCGCGAGTGGACAAGTCTAAATGATTGTATGATAAGTGCGCATGCTTTAAAGGCATGTATAGAAAGAATGATGGTTATTTAA
- a CDS encoding sigma-70 family RNA polymerase sigma factor encodes MKCNLIMDMLESSSINKIFNYELRKVCLQDKKDVQQNCILEILKALKRTKTEIPQEKFSAFCQTIIRRTVVDYYRKKNRMIDQVTTLVNYCDGADDESGSTSDYFSMQIKESGYDYVELKVDYSRNESKFTKREKEVLDYMLYDSYGMFMSMSEIARKLQMNKSSATRAVQKLRELCC; translated from the coding sequence ATGAAATGCAATCTAATAATGGACATGCTAGAATCTTCATCAATTAATAAAATTTTCAATTATGAACTACGAAAGGTGTGTTTGCAAGACAAAAAAGATGTACAACAAAATTGTATTCTAGAAATATTAAAAGCTTTAAAACGCACAAAAACAGAGATTCCACAAGAAAAATTCTCTGCGTTCTGCCAAACTATTATCCGAAGAACTGTAGTTGACTATTATAGAAAAAAGAACAGAATGATAGACCAAGTCACTACTTTAGTAAATTATTGTGACGGGGCAGATGATGAATCTGGTTCGACCTCTGATTATTTTTCCATGCAAATAAAGGAGTCTGGCTATGATTATGTGGAACTAAAAGTTGATTACAGTCGAAATGAGTCTAAGTTCACTAAACGCGAAAAAGAAGTTCTTGACTATATGCTATACGACTCTTATGGAATGTTCATGTCGATGTCTGAAATCGCAAGAAAACTCCAAATGAACAAGTCAAGTGCAACAAGAGCAGTACAAAAACTTCGTGAGCTATGTTGTTAG
- a CDS encoding helix-turn-helix transcriptional regulator, producing MPRTILPYRTTNTLSAMLNLRKAQLIKEREGYRVLIREVEEELALFCGISREGIVAIKRGTNQPSLAVAMRICEYFNCEVENIFSLNKN from the coding sequence ATGCCACGAACTATCTTACCTTATCGGACTACCAATACTTTATCTGCGATGTTAAATCTGAGAAAAGCTCAGCTTATTAAAGAAAGGGAAGGATATAGAGTACTTATTAGAGAGGTTGAAGAAGAACTTGCTTTGTTTTGTGGTATAAGTAGAGAAGGAATCGTTGCTATAAAAAGGGGAACAAATCAGCCTTCATTAGCAGTTGCCATGAGAATATGTGAGTACTTTAACTGCGAGGTAGAAAATATTTTCAGTTTAAATAAAAATTAA